A portion of the Pithys albifrons albifrons isolate INPA30051 chromosome 1, PitAlb_v1, whole genome shotgun sequence genome contains these proteins:
- the TNFRSF19 gene encoding tumor necrosis factor receptor superfamily member 19 isoform X2: MLSSQFKKLLFEQSTTKVNLVKIPSTASSPRDTALAAVICSALATVLLALLILCVIYCKRQFMEKKPSWSLRSQDIHYNGSELSCFDRPRLNEYDHRTCCQCQRSTSQTCGPVHLIPSLCCNETCSMEHSSHSCAFHSQTTLNERASDSVGEMIPAFLGSLSRSTCGDIPDAWPLMQNSACCDSISICESYSELAGGSAKSCSPETENVELDNNQELSEVLISAKPLDGNIAKSFEISKHRTCIEVSSLQNLVTAETQLKTKCNGTANDSTD; the protein is encoded by the exons ATGTTATCTAGCCAATTCAAAAAGTTGCTTTTTGAGCAAA GTACCACCAAGGTAAATCTTGTGAAGATCCCTTCAACTGCTTCCAGTCCTCGAGACACCGCTCTGGCGGCTGTTATATGCAGTGCACTTGCCACAGTGCTCTTAGCTCTTCTCATTCTTTGTGTCATCTATTGTAAGAGGCAGTTTATGGAGAAGAAACCAAGCT GGTCTCTGAGATCACAAGACATTCACTACAATGGCTCTGAATTATCGTGTTTTGATCGACCACGGCTAAATGAATACGACCACAGGACGTGTTGCCAGTGCCAAAGAAGCACATCACAGACATGTG GACCAGTTCACTTGATTCCATCACTGTGCTGTAATGAAACCTGTAGCATGGAGCACAGCAGTCACAGCTGTGCTTTCCACTCACAGACCACACTTAATGAAAG AGCTTCTGATTCTGTTGGAGAAATGATTCCTGCTTTTCTTGGTTCTCTTTCACGCTCTACCTGTGGAGACATTCCAGATGCTTGGCCTCTTATGCAAAACTCAGCTTGTTGTGACAGCATTTCTATCTGTGAATCATATTCAGAACTGGCTGGAGGATCTGCAAAATCCTGCAGCCCTGAGACTGAAAATGTTGAGTTGGATAATAACCAGGAACTAAGTGAAGTACTTATTTCAGCTAAGCCTCTTGATGGAAACATTGCAAAGTCCTTTGAAATCTCCAAACATAGAACATGCATAGAAGTTTCATCACTTCAGAACTTGGTGACTGCTGAAACCCAGCTGAAGACAAAGTGTAATGGAACAGCAAATGACTCCACAGATTGA